ATGTCGGTATGCCTTATGCTGTTAATGTACAACTCCTTATTCTTGAAGGAGTCAAATTAGATTTGAAAAGATAGAAGATTTCACACTCTTATAAAACTCTTTTGTCAGTGTTTGAGAATTAGGAATGTACTCATAAGGCAAAAAGTAATTTACCTGGATTTTGTGGTTCTAGCTTTCCAAATAAGTTACAGTCATGTTATTGCTTCTGGGAAcatctgcatttaaataaatcatagaCCAGCAAGATTATATGCCAATAATTCacgttttctttttccaggcaAAGTATGCCTGGTGTTTGTCCGTAAAAGGaggtcactgaaaaaaataaaataaataaaaacactgaggCAGGAATCAGAGCATTGTCGCTTAACCTGGAATAACTGAATATTGCTAAAATAGATCTGAGTCAGACCAATTCCCTGAtccaaaaaccaaaaaaaacaaaaaacaccaaaacccacCAGTGCACTGAAGGTCGCTTGTGGTCTGTGTCTCAGTTTTCTATTGGCCTAGAATGTTTATGGGCGAGTTTATTGTTAAGGAAAGGTTAGCAGATGAACCGATTCCCCCTAACAGAGTGAAACCTAGCAGTAGAAACGAGTaataaatatctgttttttgtttgttttccacaggcATCAGGGTTACGTTTATACCTACAGAGTGTCCAAGACAGAAACTGGGTCCTGGAGTGCTGAGGTGTgtacttctctttttctcttccaaaaactTCTCTATCCTGTTTAGTATTAGTATTGATTGaatgaaatatattcaaattattCATGTTTCTGCAAAGTCTGATTTTCATTGAAGGTAATGATCTTGAATGAGCCCATCACTAAGATGTCTTGGTGCCGCTTCTGACAATTTTGAACTCATAAATTAATTCCCTGTTACATTTCAGCTATTGCATAATGCATTAGTGCATtattttgcatcattttaaattacaaaaatattgtgtttttataATTTGACAAGCACAATCAGTATTCAATTCCCTTCTATCTCACATACCATGAACACCagcatatttaaagaaatatttttcaatgtacagtgttttaaacttaatttctcTTCAGATTAATTTATCAAAGGTGCAATATGGTATATATGGTAGCCAAAACTTGttacaaaaatctattttcacaCATACGATAAGAAACTGGTAGTGCAGGTGCAGCGTGACACTATTTGCGATAGAGAGAACAATTGAGGTTGTTGGAATCTAGATGCTGGccttatttcttttatgaaagtCTTGTTCTTTGTATGTAGTCAGCGTATTACTCCataattatatttctgtttgcacCTTAATGAACACCAATATACAAACATAAAAAGTTGCTAGACAGGCATAATGCCTTGGCCATTGTGATAACAGAAATGGCTGTAGTGCTCTGGTGTTACACAGAATCAGGTCAGGGAATAAAACCAACTCACATTACTGCAGAGTACCTAATGATCCGCTTTGCCCTTGGGAGCGGTGAGGAAGATTTCACTCATTTATTCCTGTAAGGCCTTGGGAGCAAACCCTGAGGGTTTGTACTGCCCAGGAGGGCTGGGACAAGCAGTGGTGCCCAGACAGGTGCTGGGACCCCCAGGGCCCTCTGACTGCCCAGGGAGTTccctgagcagggctgtggccTGGCCCCGTCACTGCAGTGTCTGGTGGTAGGCCTGCTACAGCTCCTCCCATGAGCTCTACTGGCTTTCTGCACATGAGTCTTAGGCTTTTCCTCGATGTGTTGAGGAGAACTTTATCTGTGTTTCACAACACAGGTGTCCAGAAATGTGCCTAACAAGCACCACAGGCTCTGGGTTTCTCTTGTTGTGGTGATTAGAAAATTATCCCTCTTCCAGCCTCCTACCTCCATGGCGTGAAACCTCTCCTGGTGTGGGGAGGCCGCTGTGCactggggtgggaggagagcaCCCATTGCTCATTAGTTTGCTTTAAGCTGTCAGGCAGAGGgggctgagggaagggctggCTCCGTCCCTGGATGTAGTTGCATTTCTGAGGACAAAGCTTCTGCATCAGGACCCTGAGCACCGCCGTCCCCTCATCTCTTGCCTTTGGCTTCACAGACGGCGCCTGGGGTCCACCGACGGCTCTTTCGGAAAGTGCACAACCTCATTTCAGCCTTCCAGAAGCCTGACCAAGGCATCATCacacccctgcagcacccagtcATCAACCACGCAAAAGTTGCGTGTCCCCCAGGTACCCACAGGGAGACTCAGCTGAGCAGGGCCCTCTATGGTGGGGATGGAGGTCTTGGGCCTGTTTGCATCATTGGCCTAAACGAGCCAGCACCAGGGCACCGACAAAAATGTGACTTATTAGGGGCTGTCAGTGTGatgagaaaattgtttttgaattcATATTCCTGAGTGATACTCTGGTGTATGTATTCCTGAGTGATACTGAGGAGGTGGCTACCTGCCCTCCCCACCACTGTGGCTCTTGTAGGGGTGGTTCATCTGATCTGTCCTTTCTCTTGCAGTGTTCatccttctgtatttttgtgattatttttctttagggaGAAATGACAGCCGTGACTTCTACCTGCAGCCAGCACGAAGCCATTTCCCAGAGTGACATGACTGTACCTTCCAGTACTGCCTCTAGTCTATGCTCTAGAACAGAACAAGCTATACGATAGTAAATACAACTCCGTGAGTTTTCCTGTAACatttgcagaaatgtgtttcatAGTTTTTCTATCTCAAGGTTTAGAAGTTTTTAGTTTcaga
This window of the Cygnus atratus isolate AKBS03 ecotype Queensland, Australia chromosome 13, CAtr_DNAZoo_HiC_assembly, whole genome shotgun sequence genome carries:
- the SH2D1A gene encoding SH2 domain-containing protein 1A, with amino-acid sequence MEALPIYHGSISREAGEKLLLAAGTDGSYLLRDSESIPGVYCLCVLHQGYVYTYRVSKTETGSWSAETAPGVHRRLFRKVHNLISAFQKPDQGIITPLQHPVINHAKVACPPGTHRETQLSRALYGGDGGLGPVCIIGLNEPAPGHRQKCDLLGAVSVMRKLFLNSYS